Proteins found in one Pelobates fuscus isolate aPelFus1 chromosome 10, aPelFus1.pri, whole genome shotgun sequence genomic segment:
- the LOC134575193 gene encoding oocyte zinc finger protein XlCOF7.1-like: MENNLFIKGPHRVSHHCNNPMTERILTLTLEIIYLLTGEDYIVMKKSGDHVSPGSSHHNVSEGFSRTQILRTVSPLRSLIHERNHDQKILELTNQIIHLLTGEVPIRCEDVTVYFSVEEWEYVEGHRDLYKDIITEKHQPLSSLGETSTLTSVPQEESAVVQKTNSKSRTEAKCFRKKNLNKRLCKTLGKVYKSSIFSGSKSEDICTATDYLQRVDACTHIKEKAALSTEKNLPNVPKSSEHPQTDYPSTHIKEEPASCNEGHLTDISTPSEHPQTEYPSIHIKDEAALCEEGNLTDVYGPREHPQGPYTSVHLNGEMVSHQEGSITGMYTRIDPIHVKYTSTYTNEETPCFEGDPPYTDPYEPPGYHYKKATSGEMANITIDIPTPYISTYIKEEPASYEEVCNNIVMHTQAEYASFSSFSDTPSDHELNVQSGNRHVCSACGKDFLYKSKLIRHQRLHTGEKPFACPVCGKCFTQASSLSTHRRRHTGEKPFVCFECGKCYTDNKNLIKHFKIHSQEKMFVCSECGRCFLSVSELVSHQRIHIKEKPFSCSVCGKCFTCKAHVARHQIIHTGERPFSCNNCGKCFARNATLAAHQRIHTGEKPFPCTECGKYFRYKSHFNRHMRIHSRDYRIKSTL; this comes from the exons ATGGAGAACAACCTGTTTATCAAAGGCCCCCACAGGGTCAGTCATCATTGCAACAACCCAATGACTGAAAGGATATTAACGCTCAccctggagatcatctacctgctgactggagag GATTATATTGTTATGAAGAAGTCTGGTGACCATGTCTCACCCGGGAGCAGCCATCATAATGTGTCAGAAGGTTTCTCCCGAACCCAGATTCTCCGCACGGTGTCTCCTCTTCGCTCCCTGATCCATGAGAGAAACCATGATCAAAAGATCCTGGAATTGACCAATCAGATCAtccacctgctgactggagag GTTCCTATTAGATGTGAGGATGTCACTGTCTATTTCTCCGTGGAGGAGTGGGAGTATGTAGAAGGACACAGGGATCTCTACAAGGACATCATAACCGAGAAACACCAGCCCCTCAGCTCACTGG GGGAGACATCAACTTTGACTTCAGTTCCACAAGAAGAATCTGCTGTTGTCCAGaaaacaaacagtaaaagtaGAACCGAAGCAAAGTGTTTCAGAAAGAAAAATCTTAACAAAAGATTATGCAAAACTCTGGGAAAAGTTTACAAAAGTTCTATCTTCAGTGGAAGTAAATCTGAGGATATTTGTACAGCTACAGACTATTTACAGAGAGTGGATGCATGCACTCACATTAAGGAGAAAGCAGCCTTAAGTACAGAAAAAAATCTCCCAAATGTTCCTAAATCCTCAGAACATCCACAGACTGACTATCCATCTActcatattaaggaagaaccagcCTCATGTAATGAAGGACATCTCACAGACATTTCTACACCATCAGAACATCCACAGACAGAATATCCATCTATTCACATTAAGGATGAAGCAGCCTTATGTGAAGAAGGAAATCTCACAGATGTTTATGGACCAAGAGAACATCCACAGGGCCCCTATACATCTGTGCATCTTAATGGGGAAATGGTTTCACATCAGGAAGGAAGTATTACGGGGATGTATACACGAATAGATCCTATACATGTAAAATATACATCTACTTACACTAATGAAGAGACACCCTGTTTTGAAGGAGATCCTCCATACACTGATCCATATGAACCCCCGGGATATCATTATAAGAAGGCAACTTCTGGAGAAATGGCTAATATCACTATTGATATACCAACGCCATATATATCTActtatattaaggaagaaccggCCTCATATGAAGAAGTCTGCAACAATATTGTAATGCATACGCAAGCAGAATATGCATCTTTTTCTAGTTTCAGTGACACGCCATCGGACCACGAGCTGAATGTTCAGTCAGGGAATAGGCATGTTTGTTCTGCATGCGGGAAAGACTTCCTCTATAAATCTAAACTTATTCGACACCAGAGGCTTCATACGGGAGAGAAACCGTTTGCATGTCCTGTGTGTGGGAAATGCTTCACACAAGCTTCCAGCCTCTCAACCCATCGACGACGTCACACGGGCGAAAAGCCATTTGTTTGCTTCGAATGTGGCAAATGTTATACTGACAACAAAAACCTAATTAAGCATTTTAAAATCCACTCACAAGAGAAAATGTTTGTGTGCTCGGAATGCGGTAGATGCTTTCTGTCAGTATCAGAGCTGGTGTCGCATCAGAGAATTCACATAAAggagaaaccattttcatgttctgtGTGTGGGAAATGCTTTACGTGTAAAGCACATGTTGCCAGACATCAGATAATCCACACAGGGGAGAGGCCATTTTCCTGCAACAATTGCGGGAAATGCTTTGCAAGGAATGCAACACTGGCTGCacatcagagaattcacacaggagagaaaccatttcctTGCACCGAATGTGGGAAATATTTCCGATATAAGAGCCATTTTAACAGACATATGAGAATACACAGTAGAGACTATCGGATTAAAAGTACTTTGTGA